CCACTTCTCCCTGAAATAGCTATAGTTCCAGAAGTAGTGATTGTTTTTCCGTTCGTCAAAAATGCAACATAGGCGACTGGAGGTAGAGGCCCAGACGGATTAGCACTTAATGTGATATTACCAGAATCTGTAGTAATTATAGCATGTATCTCAAGATCATTTTTAGTAATAAATGAAAGGCTGCCACTTCCTAAGGTGATAGGACTATTAACGGCTACCTCGTTCACATTTTGAATACTGATTCCTGTTCCAACACTACTAAAATCTACAGTAGCATCCCAGTTAATAGTATCATTCCCTGTAATACCGTCAAATTGTATTTCAGAAGTGATATTTGCTAGAGGGACATCCACTGTGTTGTCATTTACTTGAACGACCCCCGCGCCAGTCCCGGTTATTTTTAGGTTCGGATCGAAAATACGTAAATTTCCAGCATTGGTAGTTACCACAAGCGCGTCATTACTAGTGCCTCCATTAACATCTGTAATCGTTAAAAGGCCCGAAGCATCTAAATTCACTTCAGTTTCTGTTGGAGTTGCACCAAGAACAGTTAATTCAATGTCATTACCAGAACCACCTACATAACTAATTTGGTAATCAAATCCACCCTCTATAAATACAGCACCTTCGGGTAAATTTTCAAACGTACCATTTACGGGAGTAGCCCCTGGCACGTCGGCAATGAGAAACGTATCATTAGTAGTTGGCGAATAACCAGCATCTGCTATCAAATTTAATGATGCATTTGAAAGTGTAAGGGTAGAACCTAATAATTGTAAATGATCGTGACCAGAGCCTGCTCCGCTGGTATTGAACAACTCTATTTGCCAGGTGTCGTTAGCACTAAAAACAATGTCACCATTTGTTTGTAGTAGCCCAGCTGAATTTGATTCTCCTGGAGCAATAGCACCTTCAATCGTGGTTTGTGAAGCTATGATATGTGGTCCTGCGGCTCCTGTAGCTTCACTAATTGAACCGTTTGCTTCAATAGTCAATGTATTGGAAGCTGCGTTAAGTTGATTAATTGAAAAATTGTCACCCATAAGCACTATGGGATCTGTAAATGTTGCTGTTCCAATATCGAAATCGCCAGTAGTTGTGTTACCAATTCGGATGAATGAAAAACCATCATTGAATGTAGCCAATGCGGTTGCAGGCAACCTAAGTTGTCCTGGTACAGGGGCAGGTGTACCGAGACCTATAGGAACATTTGAATTGTTGGGTTCTATAATTAGCCCACCGGTAGATTCTAGGGTTGTACCTGCAGTAATGTTCATACTATCTCCAACAAGATGAATCAACCCAGTGGAGGTGTTATCTCCAATAGTACCATTTTGAACGGTTAAATGCGACGAATTGGAGTTTCCATCTGCATTCAATTGGAGTGTTGATGAGATTGACCTTATCGTTGCTTGATTTATTAAAATTGCTTCGCCACTTGTTGCAGCGCTACTTGTACCGTTTATGGTGATGTTTCCATTGGTAAGTATACTACTTCCAACATCCCGTATTTCAAAACCTCTATTTAAGGTTCCACTTCCGGTGGTTCCATTTAAATTTATATTTCCTGTACCAGTTACTTGGCTACCACCAGCTATCCTAACACCATGCCTATTAAATCCATTTCCAGCACCAAATCCGCTTATCGTTGTTTGTCTGCCATCTTTAACAACACTATTATTGCCTAAAAACACGCCGATACCTCCTGAACCTGCCGCTCCAATACCAGATATACTAAGATTTGCAGATCCGTTTGCGTCTAGTACCGAATTGTTATCTACGGACACCCCAATTGCATCCCCATTGGGTCCAGCATCTCCCGATATTCTTAAATCATCGTCTGGATCGTTGAAGAAAAGACCCGTACAACGCACCATACTATCTTCAATCCTAACTCCTGCATTTAGGAAGCCATTTGTGATGTCTAGTTCGCCGTTTATTCTAAGTTTCTCACCTGTCACTTCAGATTGTGAGATTAAGATCCCGTAGTTGCTTGTTCCTGCACCAACCTGAACACTACCATTAAGAGTAACTTCTGCAACCATTACATCCTGATCTATTGTAGAACCATCTGTTATTGCTATACCTTGTGATGTAGTTGTACTAGAACCTCCCACACCTGTTAGATTCAGGTGTAGACCTCTAATCTCAGCAGTGCTATACAAATAAATACCCGTGCTTTCATTTCCACTGTTACCCCCTTTACCAAACATCGATAGATTACCAGTATCCACGTCTATGGTATTTCCTTCCATTACAATGCCTCTAAATTCTCCTGATGAGGATGGAATCTGCTCATTGGCACTTAATGTAATATTCCCCGTGTCTGTAAATAAATCGCCCGTGCCTGTAAAAATTATTGTTTCGGAAGCGTTTACCGATATATTTCCACTTGTTGAAGTTATTGATGCATAAATTCCAACACGATTAAAATTAAATATTTCATAGTCTGTATGACTTATTACAAGATGTGCGAAATGCTCAAAGGTATCATATCCACTTCCCCCGTCAATTAGGATTCCATTCGATATTTGACTAAGTACCACGTTTACTTCGTTTGGGCCAGATTGCGTTACTCCCGCTCCAACGGCCACTACTGAGTTTCCGTTATCGCTACTAATTGTTATCTGACTGCCATTAGGTGACATTCTTAAAACTGAATTAAGGGATCCGTTTTCTTCTGTAATTTGCAGTTCACCACTTACTATTTCAACACGTACGTTTTGCGAAAACATTGTTAGCGTAGTAAACATAAAAAGGAATAGACAAGATTTCTTGAGGGAAGTAATAGTTTTCATAGGTGTAATTTAGAATCACAAAGTAGGGTTCATTACATCAGTTTACAATGGACAATGAATGGACAACACTATCACCATATGCCCATAAATAAAAGTATTTCTGGGAGGTGAGCTTAAAATGACATTAAAAACACATCTAATTTTTGATCAGAAGTCATCCCAATTTTTTTTCTGATACGGTATCTGCTTTTATTTACAGATTCGGGATTGATATTGAGTATGGTAGCAATTTCTTTCGAATTGAGGTGAATTCGAATTAAGGCACATAGCTTTATTTCGTACTCGGTTAAATTGGGAACATTTTTTATTAATTTATCAAAAAAATCACTATTTAATTCCTCTATTTTTTCATGGAAGGTGTCGCTCAATTTGCCTACATGTTTTCTATGGTTTACGAACGTAACCAATTCGTTCAACAATTTTTTGTCAAATGTTTTTCTACTTGCGATTACATCTATTTTATTACTCAGCACATTTAGCCACCCTTTTTGTTCATTTGTAGAAATAGCGAGCGTCGCTAAATCTTTTCGTTGGACCTCAATATTTCGTTCTAAAAGCTCATTTTCTAGTTTTTTGTTTTTAAGAGCTTGTTCAATCAACTCTTTTTTATTTTTAACACGTTCGTTTCTTTGTTTAAGTCTAACAGCAAAAATAATCGCCACGAGTATCAGTACAAAGGACGATAGCCCTAGAATCCACAGTCGTTGAGCTGCCTGCTTTGTTACACTTTCTCTTTTTAGAGATTCTAATTCTAAAGTTTTTTGAGTTTCAAGTTTTTTTCTATCTGAAAGGGTATAATTAATCACATTTCTTTTTCTGGTAGTTACTTTGTTCAAACTATCCTGAATAGATTGTGCGTGTTTAAAATTTTCTATTAAGGCTTTATAATCTTTATTTCTCTCTAACAAATTGGCCTTCACTTTTAAGAAAAGTAACTGATTGATGGCGCATTCTGGATGATTGGCATTGCTTAGATTCATTTCTATCGAGTCTAGCAAAGTTGTAGCCTTTTCAATATCATTTGTTTTTATATAGGTGTCTGCCAGCTGTATTCCAGCTCTAAAATAGCGTTCGCGTTCTTCTGTAAGGGCAGGAAAAACGTTGTAATAATTATCATAGAATATCTCACTTGCCTTCAAATATTCTTTGTCTTTCATCCTCAGTAAAGCTATATTGTCTCGAATACTACCATATAATCCACGCTTAACGGCATCGTTAGAGAGTGAAATAATACCCGCGGCCTGTTCATAGTAATACTGAGCCGAATCTCTATGTTTAAGATTGTCATTAAAATGTATGCCCAGGTTATTTAATCCCGCAGCAAAATACGTTTCAAACTGAGGAAGTTTTTTCGATATTGAAATGCTTTGTTTATATGTTTTTGTGGCATTTTCTAATTCACCCAATCTAATATAGATGCCAGCGAGATCGCCTAGTGACAAAAAGGTTCGAAATGAGTATTTACCAGATTGTTTTTCAACTTCTAGTTGCCTAATATATATTTCAGCAGCTTCGTTATAAAGCCCTATCCTTCTAAATCGTTCACCTATATTAAAAAGTATTTCAGCTTTCAATTCTAAACTATCTACTCTTGGAAAAATGTCCAGTTTTTGATAATACAGTTCTATCTGTCTGTCTATATCCCCAGAATTAAAAGCACCTTCGGCAAGTGAATCTAGCCTTATAAGTTGTTCGTTTGTATTAGTATTTTGTGAAAAAACCGCCGTTGCAGAGAAACTCACGAAACAATTTATAGCAATGACTAGCCAGAACTTCTTTATTTTAGAAATTAAACAATAGGGCATGGTAGCTAAAAAAATTTAGCTTAAAAGTAACTTTTTTTAAATAAGAAATCATCATTACAGTTAGGATATACCTCTATAAATGATGCGTTTAGTAATATTTAAGAATTATCCAGAATACTTTTTATGTTAAATTCTTCAGCATAATCTTAGTCATTTCATCCAGCTCTACTTCGTGGTTCCATCCCCAATCGTTTCTAGCTTCGGTATCATCAATACTCTTTGGCCAAGAATCTGCAATGGCCTGTCTAAAATCTGGATCATACGAAATTTCAAATCCGGGTTGCAGATTTCTAATACTTTCGGCTATTGCCTCTGGATGAAAGCTCATGCCCGCCAAGTTGTAAGAATTCCGAATCTTGATGTTTGATTCGGGTGCTTCCATAATACCAATGGTAGCTTTAATGGCATCGTCCATATACATCATTGGCAATGTTGTTTCGGCATTTAAAAAACAAATGTATTTATTGTGTTTTACAGCTTTATGGTAAATGTCTACCGCATAATCTGTAGTGCCTCCCCCGGGTAAGGTCTTATAGCTAACTAAGCCCGGATAGCGCAAACTACGCACATCAACTCCAAACTTTTTATGGTAATATTCGCACCAGCGTTCTCCTGTTTGTTTGCTTATTCCGTAAACCGTGCTGGGCTCCATAACAGTTCGTTGCGGGGTGTTTTCTTTTGGTGTGGTAGGACCAAAAACTGCTATACTAGAAGGCCAGAATATTTTATCTATTTTACCGTCTTTGGCTAGATTAAGAACGTTAAAGAGTGAATTCATATTTAAATTCCAAGCCCGCATAGGAAATTTTTCTGAAGTAGCAGAAAGCATTGCGGCCATTAAATACACATCGGTAATCTCATGTTTTATTACAACATCCTGTACCGCGTCATAGTCCATAGCATCTAACACTTCAAACGGACCACTGTTCATCATTACTTCATCACCTTCAATGATATCACTAGCTATTACTTTGTGAGGCGCGTAGGCCGCGCGAAGAGCTGCGGTAAGTTCTGTACCTATTTGGCCGCAGGCACCAATAATAAGAATTCTTTTTTTCATAATCATATGCTGTAGTTGTGCTTATGGGAAGGCACTTTTTGAATTTAAATTTTGTGTCGTAAATATACGTATTCTCGTTTTATGAAATTCACAAAGCATTAACAGGAACTTCGTGTAGATGCCTTATCTTTGCCGCTACTATTTTAGAAGATATGACATTTTATTTTCGAATTATTTTAGTTCTTTTCACTTTAGTACTGCTGCCTTTTTCTTGTGCTGAAACTTCTGAAGATACTACAGCAGTCGTTAATGATGAGCAACAGGCTAAGGCTCTTTATGGAAGTACCATGGCGCCATTGCCTAAAGTTTCCGAAGTGGCAAGAATAGAAACCGAAAAATGGTCAGTTTTCGATGATTTTGAAGAGAATGTATCCTTATTAAAGAATCAGACTGTAGCGGTTATTAAAGGTAGGAGTGGAGGCTTAATTCTAGAAACAGACTCCTTGCAAAAAAATATACCTGAAGCTCTTGATACACGACCTATTTACGCACGACTTATATTGGCAAATACGCGCGCTAAATTGCTTAACCAACTAGCAAGCTATGATAAGATTGACTCGCTGCAATTGGAAAATAGCCTGAAAGAAATGAATCTTGCCGCGGCAACCCTTTTCACTGAAATTAATAGAACCTTTAAGAAAAATAAAATTGACGAAGAATTAAAAGAAAGCGAGAAAAAGGAGTTAGAACAACAACAGCGTTTTCTAGACTCGGTGTACAAGTCAGAAATTCAAGACAATAAGCAATAATAAGTGTAACAAATAACACATTTCTACTACTAACAACTCGATAATTTAAAAACCAAAAAATGAAAAAACACCTAATAACGTCTGTGTGTGCCATGGCAGCTGTAGCAATTGTTGCTACTTCTTGTAAGAACGATACAGACAAAAACATGGCAATTGCCGATACAGAAGAACACGGTATTATCCTTGCGAATATGGATACCACTGTTAATCCAAGAGACGATTTCTACAACTATGTGAATGGAAGTTGGATGAAAAATACTGAAATCCCAGACGATCAAGTGCGTTGGGGTGGCTTCGGAGTATTAAGAAAGTCTACAGATAAAGATGTTCTTGAAATTTTGAAAAATGCAAAGGAAAGCGGAAAGTACGGCGAGAACACAGATCAGGCTAAAGCCTTGGCGATTTTTGCTTCAGAGTTAGATACTGTAGCTAGAAACAAAGCTGGAATTCAGCCACTGCAACCTGCATTAGATGCAATTGCAAGTATAGAAACTACAGAAGATTTTCAAAAAGTTATAACTACTCAGATTGCGGTATCACAGCCGTTTTTTGGGCTGGCAGCTTTTTCTAACCCAAGTAATAGTGCAATGAATTCTGCATATGTTACACCAGGTGGTTTAGGACTTCCAGACAGAGATTATTACACCAATACAGATGCTAAGTCTATAGAGATTCGTGCTAAATATGTTGACCATATTACAAGAATGCTTCAGTTTTTAGGCGATTCTGAAGAAGATGCCCGTACGCAAGCAGAAGCTATTCTTGCTTTTGAAACTACCTTGGCAGAACCAAGATTAGATAAAGTTGCAAGTCGTGACTTTAGAAACTTTAACAACCCGAGAGCTATGGCTCAAGTTCAGGCAATGGTTCCAGCAATTCAGTGGGAAATAGCCTTAAAAGATTTAGGAGTTTCTAAAACAGTAGATACACTTATTGTGATGCAGCCAGCTTATATGGAAACGGTTCAGAAAACATTGGCTAAAAAAGATATTGACCTTTGGAAAACGGTAATGCGTTGGCAAACGTTAAACGATGCTGCAGGCGCATTATCTACAGAAATCGAAACTGCAAACTGGGAATTTTATAGCCAGTATTTAAGTGGGGCTAAAAAACAACGTCCAGCAGACGAGCGCGCACTAGCTACCGTAAACGGAAGCGTTGGTGAAGCTGTAGGACAATTGTATGTCGATCAGAAATTTCCGCCAGAAGCGAAAGAAAAAGCAGAAATAATGATTGCTAATGTCATTACGGCGTACAAAGCTCGTATCATGAATCTAGATTGGATGAGCGATTCTACCAAAGTAAAAGCTGTTGAAAAACTAGATAAGTTTACGGTGAAAATAGGATATCCAGATAAATGGAAAGACTATTCTTCTATGAATGTAAAAGCAGGTAATACCTACTTTGAAAATATGATGGCAGTAAACGAATGGCAGTTAAAAGACAACTTAGACAGAATTAACGAGCCAGTAGATAGAACAGAGTGGGGTATGTCTCCACAAACAGTAAACGCATATTTCAATCCGTTTAATAACGAGATTGTTTTTCCGGCGGCAATACTACAACCTCCATTTTACGATTACAAAGCAGACGAAGCTGTAAACTACGGTGGTATGGGTGCTGTAATTGGTCATGAGATTTCACATGCTTTTGACGACAGTGGATCTCGCTTTGATGGTGATGGTAACTTGGTAAACTGGTGGAGCGATTCAGATCTTGAGAAGTTCACAGAACGTGGAAATGCCTTAGCAGAGCAGTATGATAATGTTGAGGTGCTAGACAGTGTGTTTATTAATGGTAAATTCACCCTAGGTGAGAACATTGGTGACCTTGGAGGCGTTTTAGGCGCTTACGAT
This Rasiella rasia DNA region includes the following protein-coding sequences:
- a CDS encoding tetratricopeptide repeat protein; this encodes MSFSATAVFSQNTNTNEQLIRLDSLAEGAFNSGDIDRQIELYYQKLDIFPRVDSLELKAEILFNIGERFRRIGLYNEAAEIYIRQLEVEKQSGKYSFRTFLSLGDLAGIYIRLGELENATKTYKQSISISKKLPQFETYFAAGLNNLGIHFNDNLKHRDSAQYYYEQAAGIISLSNDAVKRGLYGSIRDNIALLRMKDKEYLKASEIFYDNYYNVFPALTEERERYFRAGIQLADTYIKTNDIEKATTLLDSIEMNLSNANHPECAINQLLFLKVKANLLERNKDYKALIENFKHAQSIQDSLNKVTTRKRNVINYTLSDRKKLETQKTLELESLKRESVTKQAAQRLWILGLSSFVLILVAIIFAVRLKQRNERVKNKKELIEQALKNKKLENELLERNIEVQRKDLATLAISTNEQKGWLNVLSNKIDVIASRKTFDKKLLNELVTFVNHRKHVGKLSDTFHEKIEELNSDFFDKLIKNVPNLTEYEIKLCALIRIHLNSKEIATILNINPESVNKSRYRIRKKIGMTSDQKLDVFLMSF
- a CDS encoding NAD-dependent epimerase/dehydratase family protein — protein: MKKRILIIGACGQIGTELTAALRAAYAPHKVIASDIIEGDEVMMNSGPFEVLDAMDYDAVQDVVIKHEITDVYLMAAMLSATSEKFPMRAWNLNMNSLFNVLNLAKDGKIDKIFWPSSIAVFGPTTPKENTPQRTVMEPSTVYGISKQTGERWCEYYHKKFGVDVRSLRYPGLVSYKTLPGGGTTDYAVDIYHKAVKHNKYICFLNAETTLPMMYMDDAIKATIGIMEAPESNIKIRNSYNLAGMSFHPEAIAESIRNLQPGFEISYDPDFRQAIADSWPKSIDDTEARNDWGWNHEVELDEMTKIMLKNLT
- a CDS encoding M13 family metallopeptidase; the encoded protein is MKKHLITSVCAMAAVAIVATSCKNDTDKNMAIADTEEHGIILANMDTTVNPRDDFYNYVNGSWMKNTEIPDDQVRWGGFGVLRKSTDKDVLEILKNAKESGKYGENTDQAKALAIFASELDTVARNKAGIQPLQPALDAIASIETTEDFQKVITTQIAVSQPFFGLAAFSNPSNSAMNSAYVTPGGLGLPDRDYYTNTDAKSIEIRAKYVDHITRMLQFLGDSEEDARTQAEAILAFETTLAEPRLDKVASRDFRNFNNPRAMAQVQAMVPAIQWEIALKDLGVSKTVDTLIVMQPAYMETVQKTLAKKDIDLWKTVMRWQTLNDAAGALSTEIETANWEFYSQYLSGAKKQRPADERALATVNGSVGEAVGQLYVDQKFPPEAKEKAEIMIANVITAYKARIMNLDWMSDSTKVKAVEKLDKFTVKIGYPDKWKDYSSMNVKAGNTYFENMMAVNEWQLKDNLDRINEPVDRTEWGMSPQTVNAYFNPFNNEIVFPAAILQPPFYDYKADEAVNYGGMGAVIGHEISHAFDDSGSRFDGDGNLVNWWSDSDLEKFTERGNALAEQYDNVEVLDSVFINGKFTLGENIGDLGGVLGAYDGLQLFYKENGRPEDVDGFTAEQRFFMSWATVWRTKQREESLRTQIKTDPHSPGRYRATEPLKNVDAFYEAFNIVEGDPMYVAPENRVRIW